The Polyangium mundeleinium genome contains the following window.
GCGTGAGCACGAGGCGACGGATCCCCGGGCCGAAGATCGCCTTCACCACGAGCGCGCCGAGGCCGAAGATCCCAGCGCGGAAGGCGATCTCCTCGTAGAAGCCGGCGCCCATCGACATGACGACGCCCGAGAAGACGCCGCGCGTCTCGACGCTCGGCCCGAGCGTGAGCGAACCGACGATGTACGAGGCGGCGAACCGCATGAGGATCGCGTAGAGCGTGCCTTCGAGGGCGATGAGCGCGAAGCGCTTGCCTTCGAGCGCGCGCTTCTGCCCCGTGGCGGCGAGGACGACGACGAACGCGATGCCGATCGCGACCGTGAGCCCCGCATACGTGGGCAGGCTGTTTTTCGCGAGCGCCGAGAGCTCGGCGGTGACGGGATCGGCGGCGTTCCGCACGGGGAGGAAGACGACGCCGAGGTGGTAGAGGAGAAAGATGGGGAGCGTCAGGCCGAGGTCGGTCCAGGCGTCGCTTTTCTCCGGGACTTTTCCCGGTTCTTCCTTCGCCTTCGCCTCGTCCGCCATCAGGAGGGCCTCAGCCGGTAGACGATGAACACGACCTCGGCGACCCAGATCATGATGTTCATCATGAAGGGGACGTCGCGCAGGATCTCCTGCGTGGGGCTCTCCGCCTTGGGGCGGCTCACGACGAGCTGGAGGAACCGCACGACGCCGAAGAGCGGGTGAATCGTCGTGGCCCAGAGCCAGGGGTTCTGGAAGAAGCGCTGCGTGTCGTGGTCGAGCGTGTACGCGAGGTACGTGGCGATCGTGGCGACGCCCGTCGCCGCGAGCGCGATGGTGAGCGCGCGCGGCGAGTAGGCCTCGAGCGCGGCGCGCTGCTTGCCGGCGTTCGCCGCCGAGGCGAGCTCGTGGCGGCGCTTGCCGAAGCCGAGGAAAAGCGCGAGGAGCGCGGTGCACCCGACCATGAAGCCGGAGATCGGCGTGTTCGTCGCGAAGCCGCCGGCGAGGACGCGGAGCACGAAGCCGAGGGCGATGAGGCCGACGTCGACGTACGCGATCTTCTTCAGGCCGAAGGAGTAAGCGACGTTCTGCGCGAAGTACGCGAGCGCGACGATGAAGAACTTGATCGGCCCGAGCAGCGCGCCGCCGAGCGCGGTGAGGACGAGCGCGACCGCCATCGTCTTGGCCACCGAGACCGGGACCTGGCCGCTCGCGATCGGCCGGAAGCGCTTCACCGGATGCACCCGGTCGGCCTTGGCGTCCACGATGTCGTTCATCGTGTAGACCGCGCCGGCGAGAAGGCAAAACACGCCGAACGCGCCGATCGCGCTCTTGATGATCGACGGGTGCGTGAGGTGCTTGGCAAAGACGACCGGCGCCAGGACGAAGAGGTTCTTCACCCACTGGCTCGGTCGGACCGTGCGGATCATCCCGCGGACGCGCCAGAAGGCGCTGCCCTGTTTCGAAGGCGGGATGAGCGGTGTCGGCTCCGAGAGCGGCGCGCTCGTCCCCGGTAACTCCAGGGCGGCGCCGCCCGGAGCCGGGGTCAAGGCGAGCGCGTCGGCCTCCGCGGAGGAGGCGTTCCGACGCTCGTCGTCATCGTTTGAAGGGGCCCGAGAAGGACCGGGGACGGCCACGACGGCGGAGCATACATGCGGCCCGGGGGTCGGGCCACACGAGTGCGGAAAGGAAGCCCGGCGGGGGGCGAGAGCCGGGAAGGACCGACGCCTCGGTACCCCGCGCTTCAGAAATCAGGAGGTTACCGCAGGCGTCGGCGATGATCGTGCTAGCATCAGCCCCAATGACGTCGGCGCTCTCGATCGCGCGGGAAACGACGCCCGTGCTCCAGGAGCTCCGCTCCGCGGTGGAGCAGGCCCTCGAAGGAAAGCCGGAAGCCGTCGAGCTCGCGCTCATCGCGCTGCTCGGGCGCGGCCATGTGCTGATCGAGGACGTGCCCGGCGTCGGCAAGACGACGCTGGCGCGCGCCCTCGCAAAGGCCGTGGGCGGCGAGCTCCGGCGTGTGCAGTTCACGAGCGACCTTTTGCCGAGCGACGTGCTCGGCGTGAGCGTCTTCGATCAGCGCACCGGGCAGTTCGTCTTCCGGCAAGGCCCGATCTTCGCGAACATCCTGCTCGCCGACGAGATCAACCGCGCGAGCCCGCGGACGCAGTCGGCGATGCTCGAAGCGATGAACGAGGGGCAGGTGTCGGTCGACGGCGTGACGACGCCGCTTCCCGATCCGTTCTTCGTGCTCGCCACGCAAAACCCGCAGGACTTCGCAGGCACGTTCCCGCTGCCGGAGTCGCAGCTCGACCGGTTCATGGTGCGCATCCGGCTCGGTTATCCGCCGCCGCACGTGGAGATGCGCCTCCTGCTCCAGAGCGGCGACGGGGACCGGATCAAGGCCGTGCCGCAGGTGCTCGAACCTTCGGCGCTCGTCGCGCTCCAGCGCGAGGTGGATCGGGTGGAGCTCGACGCGTCGCTCGCGACGTACCTGCAGGCCGTGCTGTCGGCGACGCGCGCGAGCCCGACGCTCTCGCTCGGCGCCTCGCCCCGCGCCGGAATGAACCTCGCCCGCGCCGCGCGGAGCCGCGCCGTGCTCCACGGGCGAACCTACTGCATCGCCGACGACATCCACGACCTCGCGGTACCCGTGCTCGCACACCGGATCCGCCTCGCCGCGCACGCCGAGGGCTACATGCCAAGCCGCGACGAGTGCGAGAACGCAGTGCGAGACATCGTCGCGCGGGTGCCGGTCCCGCTCTGAGCGAGGCGCGCATGGTGGCGGACCGGAGGCAGGCCGAGTCGCTCGCCGTTCGAGGCGACAAACCGCCCCGGGACAGCCGTGTCACGAGGCCGGAAGCAACGCCGCTGCCGACCGTGCCCGGCCCGCTCGCGCCGCTGCCCGGCGCCCCGGCAGCAACGCCGCCGCGCGCGGACAACGCCCTCACGCGGTTCTGGCGCTCGTTTTTCAGCTTCAAGATGCCGCGGCGGCTGAAGTTCACCCGCGAAGGAAAATACTTCGTGGGCATCACGCTCGGCGTGGGCTTCGCGGCGATCAACACGGGCAACAACCTGCTGTACCTGCTGCTCGGGATGCTCCTCTCGCTGATGGTCGTGTCGAGCGTGATGAGCGAGCTGTCGCTGCGGACGCTGACCGTGACGCGAAGGCTGCCGACGCGAGCGCAGGTGGGCCGGGCGCACCTCGTGGAGATCGAGGTCTACAACCACAAGAAGCGGATCCCCTCGTACGCGATCGAGGTCGAGGATCTGCGCGCCGGGCAACCCGCGGACAAACGCTGCTTCTTCCTGAAGATCAGCCCATCGAGCGCGCAAGTCGCCGCCTACCGGCGCACGCCCGCGCGCCGCGGCCGCGATCGGCACACGGGCTTCCGCATCGCGACGCGTTTTCCCTTTGGGCTCTTCGAAAAATCCCGCGAGGTCACGGCCGACGGGGAGCTCGTGATCTATCCGGCCGTCGATCCGGTGCGCCTCCCGCCCGAGGATCGGGGACGCGCGCTGGGCGGCGTGGGCACGGCGGGGCGCGGGACGAGCGACGAGACGTACGCGCTCCGGCCGATGCGCGAGGGTGACGATCCGCGTGACATCTACTGGCGGAAGAGCGCGATCACGAACCAGATGGTGCTGCGCGAGCGTGCGCGCGAGACGCGGCCCGACGTGCGGCTCGTGATCGACGTGGTGCGGCCGAAGGGCTCGGGCGACGTGTTCGCGCAGCAGTTCGAGAAGCGGATCCGCGAGGTGGCCTCGCGCGCCGTGGCCCACATCAAGCGCGGCGACGGCGTCGTGGTGGCGACGAACCTCGGCGAGGAGGCGCGCGGCGACAGGAACATCGGATCCGATCGGATCCTCCGGTTCCTCGCGCTGCTCGACGCCGTCGACGAGGAGCGGGTGCAGGAGATCCAGGAGCGCCGCGGGCTCGCGCGGGGCGGGCCTTCGCGGACGAGCGGAGGGCACGCATGAGGTTCGGGCTCGTTCACCGGGTGATGACCGACGCGCTCGCGGTGCTCGGCATCCTCGCGCTCCTCGCGAGCGGGCAGTTCGGGCCCTGGGTGAGCGGCTCGCTCATCGGCGGGCTCGTCATCGCGCTTCTGATCCGCGACGTATGGGAGAAGTACCCGGCGCTCAAGCATTTCGACGCGATCACGCTGATCGGCGTGCTCGCGCTGCAGATCGGGCGGCTGCTCTTCGACCCGAACGCGAACGTGCTCGACGTGGTGATCGAGTTCGCCGCGGCGCTGCAGATCATCCGGCTCGCGACGCGCAAGGGCGCGGCGCACGACCAGCAGGTGATCGTGCTCGCGCTCTTGCACCTGATCTCGGGCACGGTGCTCGGCGGGGGCCTCGGCTACGGGCTCTGCTTCCTCGGCGTGATCATCGTGGCGCCGGGCGCACTCGTGCTGAGCCACCTCCGGCGCGAGGTCGAGGGCAACTACCGGCAAGGCGCGCGTGATCGCACGGGCCTGCCCGTCGACGTGCCGCGCATCCTGCGCTCGCGCCGCGTCGTGGGTCGCACGTTCCTCGGCGTGACGTGCCTGCTCTCGGTGCCGATCTTCGTGTTCACGGCACTGCTCTTCGTGCTCTTCCCGCGCGTCGGGCTCTCGCTCCTGCTCCTGAACCGCGGGCACTCCGGCCGCGTGATCGGGTTCTCGGGCCGCGTCGACCTCGGCGAGGTGGGCGTGCTCCGCAGCGACCCGACGCTCGTCATGCGCATCGAGATGCCGAACCTGCCGGATCCGCCGCCCGCGCGAATCCCGCTGCACCTGCGCGGCGCCGCGCTCGACGCGTACGACGGCCGCACGTGGACGCAGAGCGAGTCGTGGAAGCGCGCGGCGGAGAACGAGGCGGGCATCGTCCCGATCGACGACCGCTGGCCCGACTCCGCGCTCGATCCGGTGATGCGGATCGACCTCGAGCCGATCGACCCGCCCGTGATGTTCCTGCCGCCCTACGCCTCGGGCCTGCGGCTGCGGACACGCGCGACGGTGGCGCCCGAGCCGCAAGCGATGGCCTTCAAGGGCCCCGAGGGCGAGCTCCGCTACCAGCCCATCGACGACCGCGGCATCAAGTACGACGTCTTCCTCTCGCGCAAGAAGACCCCGTCCTTCCGCAAGCTGCCGAGCGGCGAGCGCTGGAAGTACCTCACGCTGCCGCGGAACATGTCGGTGCGGATCCGCGAGCTCGCCGCAGAGTGGACGAAGGAGTCCACGACCTCGCTCGAACGAGCCCGCGCGATCGAAAATCATTTGAGGACGGACTATCGGTACGACCTCGCCTCGCCGTCCGGCAAGGACCCGCAGCCGCTCGACCACTTCCTGTTCGAGTCAAAGCGCGGGCACTGCGAGTTTTACTCGACCGCGATGGCCATCATGCTGCGCACGCTCGACGTGCCGACGCGCAACGTGACGGGCTTCGTCGGCGGCAGCTACAACCGCTTCGGCCGGTTCTACGCCGTGCGCCAGGGCGACGCGCACTCGTGGGTCGAGGCGTGGATCGACGAATACGGCTGGCTCACCTTCGACCCGACCCCGCCCGCCGACGCCGCGCCGAAGAGCGAGATCGTCGGCGTGTGGGCCTACCTGCGCGACCTGATCGAAGCGACGAGCCAGCGCTGGGATCGGCACGTGGTGAGCTACGATCTGAGCCAGCAGGTGGGGCTCTTGAACAGCCTCACGTCGCGGTATCGCCGCGGCGGATCGAAGGGCACGGACGGGCCGCGGGGCCGCGCGGGCCTCCTGGTCGTGGCGGCGATCGTCGCGACGGCCGGTGGCGCGGCGCTCTGGATGCGACGAAAGAAACAACGCGCGGCGGCGGCCTCACGCGCGGCGGATCCTCGCTCGGCGAGCGCGGTGCTCGCGACGGCGCTGTACGAGTCGCTCGACGCGGCGATGGGCGCGCGGGGCGTGGGCCGTTCGCCGAGCGTACCGCCGCTCCGGCATGCGCAGGCGCTCGTGTCGATGTCGCATCCGCTCGCGGAGGAGGTCCTCGAGCTCACCGAGATCTACATCGCAGCGCGGTTCGGAGGCGTGACGATTTCCGACGAGGATCGGCGGAGCTTCGAGCGGCGCGTGAAGTCGATCCGTCAGCCGGAACGGCCGAGCCAGCAGGCCATGACGTTGCCCGCGTCCTGAGGGAGTCGCCCTGTCAGGGCGCGCGTGACGCCGAGATCCCCGGCCGGCGCGGCGCGCGCGCGTTCGCGGCGACCATCATCGCCTTCGCCAGGATCACGTGCTTGATCGAGGCGCCCGTCAGGCCTGCCTCGCCCGGCGCAAGACGGCCGACCTGGTCGAGGAACGCTTGTGCCGCGTCGTGCTCGCCGAGCATCGAGAGCACCGCGCTCTGATCCCGCAAGGTCCCCGCCACCACCGTCGACGTCGCCGTGTCCGGCACGATCGGCGCGGCGATCGCGGCCATCACGCGCTGGATCGGCTGGAGTGAGGCGGTCGTCGAGAGCTTGCGGTCCGAAGGCCCGAGCGGCTGCGGCGCATACTCCAGCCAGCATCCGTCCACCGTGAGGTGCGAGACGAGCCGCCGCGGCCAGCTCCGCTCGATCTCCGCGTGCAGCGGCCGCACGTCGGCGAGCTTGGAGAGCGCGTACTCGCTCGGCTGCCCGGAGATCGCGTAGTCCCGGAGGAGCGGCTCGATCTCCGGCTCCACCGCGAGCAGGCTGAGCGCCACGCGCCCGCGGTGCAGGAGCCGCTCGGGGACGATCAGCACATCGGGCCGCTCGCCGCGCAGGAGCCGCGCCGCCCAGAGCCGGAACGCGAGCGCCGGCGAGCGCACGAGGATCGCCGAGCTTGGCTCCAGCCGGCCGAGCGCGCCGTCCGTCCACTCCTCGGCCGCGAGCAGCTTGCCACGATCCGCAACGTATCCGGCCTCCTCCGAGGAGAGCGCGACGAGCGTCACGTGAAAAACCACGACGAGCACCGCGCCGCTCTTCGCCATCGGCAGGCGCAGATCGAGCAGCTTGCGCGCCACCGCGCAGACGCCGAGCGCCGAGCACACGGCGAGCGCGGCCACGGCGAGCGCGCGGACCGGCGTCATCGGATCGGCGTACAGCGCGGCGAACGCACGCGCCGGGATCAGCGTATCGAACGCGACGAACGCGACGAGCGGCGCGACGAGCCCACGCGCGCCGGGCACGAGGAGCGAGACGACGGCCCCGCCGAGCGCGATCAGCAGCGATGCCACGCCGACCTCGCGCGCCCACGCCGTGAGGCTCGAGAGCCGCGGCCCGGCCACGTCGAAGCCCGTCAGATCCGCGGCCGAGAGCGCGCGACCGACGTCGGCGAACGCCCGCGGCGCGAGCGGCCGGACCACGAGCGGCACGAGCAAAAGGAGCGCGACGGCCGCCATCGACGCGAACGAGATAGCGACGAGCTTGCGCGACGGGATCGGCGAGGGCTCGATCCCCGCCATGTTGCCGAACGGGAGCCGCTCGGCGATTGGCGTCGCGAGCACGGCAAGGACCGCAGCGAACGCGGCCGGCGGGCTCTCTGCGAGGGTCGCGCCCGCGAGCGCGCCGAAGAGCACGGCGCCGCGCACCGCGAGGGCGCCTTCCGCGCGCAACGCCGAGGTCCCCGCGAGCAGCGTCCCCAGCGCGAGCGCGACAGCGATCATCGCGCCGCCGCCGACGGTCGCCTCGCGTTGAAAGACCGGCGAGAGCGCAGCCGTCAGCGTCCCGAGCGCCGCGAGCGCCGAGGCGAGCGTCGGCCCGGCGCCGAGCGCCCGCAAGAGCCGCCGCGCGAGGCCAAAGAGCAGGATCGACGCGACGCCCAGCGCGATCGCCCCACCGAGCGCAGCCCGAAAGGTCCGGGGGCCGAGCGGAAGCAGGCCGAGCGCCTGCGTCAGCGGCGTCGACGCGCCACCTCCGATGCCGACCGCGAGCAGCCCGAGGTCACGCAGCGCTGGTAGATCGTCTCTCCACTGCCCACTGCCCGCGGCCCTCGTGAGCGCGAGCCCGAACGGTAGCGCCACGGCCACGAAACGCAGGGCGCGCTCGTGCCAAGCGAGGCGGGTCTCGGCGGGCGCGGGGGACGAACGAGGCATCGGCACGGGGTCTCTCGTGCCAGGGACCACTGGAGACGGCCAAGTTTCGGGCCGCCGCGCCCCGCTTCGACCGCCCGTTCGGCGGAGCGGTACGATTTACGGTTTTCGCTGCGCGAATCTCCGTCGGCCCGAGTTAGGCTTGCGCCGCCCACATGGCAAGCGCGGCGCGTGTCCTGGTCATCGACGACAGCCCGACCATTCTGAAGGTCGTCAGCGCCATCCTGGCCCGCAACGGCTACGAGCCTACCACCGCCCGCGACGGCGTGGCGGGGCTCGAGCTCATCCGCAAAGGCCCGAAGTTCGACCTCGTCCTGCTCGACTTCGTGATGCCGCGGATGAACGGCTACCAGTTCTGCCGCGAGCTCCGGTCGGACGCGACGCACCGCACCTTGCCCGTCGTGCTGATGAGCGCCAAGGGCGACAAGATCCGCGGCACGTTCGTCCAGCAAACGGGCGCCGTCGACGCGATCACGAAACCCTTCGACGCGCGCGCGCTCGTCACCGTGGTCGAGGGCGCGCTCGCCAAGACCGCCGAGGGCCGCTCGCCGCGCCCCGTCCCCGAGGGCCAGAAGATGCCCGAGGAGGAGGTGCTGCCGGTCGAGAGCATGCGCCCGAGCATGCACATCCGGCACGCGCGGCAGCGCGCCAGCGTGGAGTTCGCGCAGCAGGTCGCGAACGCCGTCGTGCCTGCGATCCTCGCCATCTCGCCCGAGGATCGCGCGAGCGAGGCCTCCGTCATGGCCGCCGTCGCGCGCGCGATGACGCCCGACATCCTCGCGGCGCTCTCGCTCACGGTGAAGGACCTCGACCCGGGCGACGGCGTGCGCGAGGCGATGAGCGGTGACCTCTCGGTCGTGGCGCTCGCCGAGATCCTCCAGGTGCTCGGCATGCAGCGCCAGACGGGCGTCCTGCACGTCACGAACAACCGCACCTCGATCACGATCTCCATGCGGCAGGGGCAGATCGATTTCGTGCAGTCGCGCGGCGCCACCGAAGAGTACCGCCTCGGCCGCTACTTCCTGGAGAAGGGCGCGCTCTCGCGTGACCAGCTCGATACGCTCCTCGCCGATCTCCGCGGCTCGAACAAGCTGCTCGGCGAAGAGGTCGTGGCCCGCGGCATCGTCACGCGCGAGGAGCTCGTCGACATCCTGACCAAGCAGTCGAGCGAGCTCATCTACGACATGCTCCGCTGGCCGTACGGGCGCTTCTCCTTCACGAAGGAGCCGTTCCGCCCCGAGGCCGACATGGCGAAGCTCACCCTCGGCGTGAGCGCGCTCGTCCTCGAAGGCTTCCGCCGCGTCGACGAGTGGCGGCTCATGGAGGGCACGATCCACTTCGATCAGGTGCCCGTGATCGATCAGTTTGCGCTCGAAGGACTTTCGCCCGGCCAGCTCGCGCGGCCCGAGCGGCTCGTGCTCGACGCAGTGAACGGGCAGCGCACGGTGAGCGAGGTCGTCAAGGAGAGCACCGTCGGCTCCTTCGACGCGGTGAAGATCATCTACCAGTTCTTGCAATCGCGCGTCCTTCGCACGAGGTAGGCGTGTGCGACGCGGGGGCGTGCTCGTGAGGGTCTCGGTCGCGAAGGACGGACGCTTCGTGCTCGTGCCGGCGGAGGTCGTGCGCGGCGTCTTCGTGCTCCCCTCGATCACGCCCGTCGAGGGCCTGCGCAAGCCTGCCGCGGGCGTCGGGCTCGCGAACGGCGAGGTCGTCACGGTCCTCTGCATCGACGAGGAAGGGCTCTCGCCGTCGTCGCAGAACGAACGCACGACGGCCGTCCTCTGCGACCTCGGCGGCGAGCCCGTCGCCATCGTGGGCCGCGCGATCGAGTCGTCGGGGCTCTTCGAAGAGGCGCGAGACGGGTTCGTGCGCGCGGGCGAGACGGAC
Protein-coding sequences here:
- a CDS encoding CPBP family intramembrane glutamic endopeptidase, translating into MADEAKAKEEPGKVPEKSDAWTDLGLTLPIFLLYHLGVVFLPVRNAADPVTAELSALAKNSLPTYAGLTVAIGIAFVVVLAATGQKRALEGKRFALIALEGTLYAILMRFAASYIVGSLTLGPSVETRGVFSGVVMSMGAGFYEEIAFRAGIFGLGALVVKAIFGPGIRRLVLTLLWAGVAAVAFSAWHYVGSLGDSWDVQSFVFRAVCGLVLTAIYVFRGFAPAVWTHALYDVWAMVLHG
- a CDS encoding decaprenyl-phosphate phosphoribosyltransferase, with amino-acid sequence MTPAPGGAALELPGTSAPLSEPTPLIPPSKQGSAFWRVRGMIRTVRPSQWVKNLFVLAPVVFAKHLTHPSIIKSAIGAFGVFCLLAGAVYTMNDIVDAKADRVHPVKRFRPIASGQVPVSVAKTMAVALVLTALGGALLGPIKFFIVALAYFAQNVAYSFGLKKIAYVDVGLIALGFVLRVLAGGFATNTPISGFMVGCTALLALFLGFGKRRHELASAANAGKQRAALEAYSPRALTIALAATGVATIATYLAYTLDHDTQRFFQNPWLWATTIHPLFGVVRFLQLVVSRPKAESPTQEILRDVPFMMNIMIWVAEVVFIVYRLRPS
- a CDS encoding AAA family ATPase, translating into MTSALSIARETTPVLQELRSAVEQALEGKPEAVELALIALLGRGHVLIEDVPGVGKTTLARALAKAVGGELRRVQFTSDLLPSDVLGVSVFDQRTGQFVFRQGPIFANILLADEINRASPRTQSAMLEAMNEGQVSVDGVTTPLPDPFFVLATQNPQDFAGTFPLPESQLDRFMVRIRLGYPPPHVEMRLLLQSGDGDRIKAVPQVLEPSALVALQREVDRVELDASLATYLQAVLSATRASPTLSLGASPRAGMNLARAARSRAVLHGRTYCIADDIHDLAVPVLAHRIRLAAHAEGYMPSRDECENAVRDIVARVPVPL
- a CDS encoding DUF58 domain-containing protein — translated: MVADRRQAESLAVRGDKPPRDSRVTRPEATPLPTVPGPLAPLPGAPAATPPRADNALTRFWRSFFSFKMPRRLKFTREGKYFVGITLGVGFAAINTGNNLLYLLLGMLLSLMVVSSVMSELSLRTLTVTRRLPTRAQVGRAHLVEIEVYNHKKRIPSYAIEVEDLRAGQPADKRCFFLKISPSSAQVAAYRRTPARRGRDRHTGFRIATRFPFGLFEKSREVTADGELVIYPAVDPVRLPPEDRGRALGGVGTAGRGTSDETYALRPMREGDDPRDIYWRKSAITNQMVLRERARETRPDVRLVIDVVRPKGSGDVFAQQFEKRIREVASRAVAHIKRGDGVVVATNLGEEARGDRNIGSDRILRFLALLDAVDEERVQEIQERRGLARGGPSRTSGGHA
- a CDS encoding transglutaminase TgpA family protein; translation: MRFGLVHRVMTDALAVLGILALLASGQFGPWVSGSLIGGLVIALLIRDVWEKYPALKHFDAITLIGVLALQIGRLLFDPNANVLDVVIEFAAALQIIRLATRKGAAHDQQVIVLALLHLISGTVLGGGLGYGLCFLGVIIVAPGALVLSHLRREVEGNYRQGARDRTGLPVDVPRILRSRRVVGRTFLGVTCLLSVPIFVFTALLFVLFPRVGLSLLLLNRGHSGRVIGFSGRVDLGEVGVLRSDPTLVMRIEMPNLPDPPPARIPLHLRGAALDAYDGRTWTQSESWKRAAENEAGIVPIDDRWPDSALDPVMRIDLEPIDPPVMFLPPYASGLRLRTRATVAPEPQAMAFKGPEGELRYQPIDDRGIKYDVFLSRKKTPSFRKLPSGERWKYLTLPRNMSVRIRELAAEWTKESTTSLERARAIENHLRTDYRYDLASPSGKDPQPLDHFLFESKRGHCEFYSTAMAIMLRTLDVPTRNVTGFVGGSYNRFGRFYAVRQGDAHSWVEAWIDEYGWLTFDPTPPADAAPKSEIVGVWAYLRDLIEATSQRWDRHVVSYDLSQQVGLLNSLTSRYRRGGSKGTDGPRGRAGLLVVAAIVATAGGAALWMRRKKQRAAAASRAADPRSASAVLATALYESLDAAMGARGVGRSPSVPPLRHAQALVSMSHPLAEEVLELTEIYIAARFGGVTISDEDRRSFERRVKSIRQPERPSQQAMTLPAS
- a CDS encoding DUF4388 domain-containing protein: MASAARVLVIDDSPTILKVVSAILARNGYEPTTARDGVAGLELIRKGPKFDLVLLDFVMPRMNGYQFCRELRSDATHRTLPVVLMSAKGDKIRGTFVQQTGAVDAITKPFDARALVTVVEGALAKTAEGRSPRPVPEGQKMPEEEVLPVESMRPSMHIRHARQRASVEFAQQVANAVVPAILAISPEDRASEASVMAAVARAMTPDILAALSLTVKDLDPGDGVREAMSGDLSVVALAEILQVLGMQRQTGVLHVTNNRTSITISMRQGQIDFVQSRGATEEYRLGRYFLEKGALSRDQLDTLLADLRGSNKLLGEEVVARGIVTREELVDILTKQSSELIYDMLRWPYGRFSFTKEPFRPEADMAKLTLGVSALVLEGFRRVDEWRLMEGTIHFDQVPVIDQFALEGLSPGQLARPERLVLDAVNGQRTVSEVVKESTVGSFDAVKIIYQFLQSRVLRTR
- a CDS encoding chemotaxis protein CheW, with protein sequence MRRGGVLVRVSVAKDGRFVLVPAEVVRGVFVLPSITPVEGLRKPAAGVGLANGEVVTVLCIDEEGLSPSSQNERTTAVLCDLGGEPVAIVGRAIESSGLFEEARDGFVRAGETDAAILDVAALRREAEEAIWTARTAVLRSPQAAS